Proteins encoded together in one Janthinobacterium tructae window:
- a CDS encoding Lrp/AsnC family transcriptional regulator codes for MSKITLDKTDRKILAVLQADGRLSNQDVAEQVSLSPSPCLRRVKRLEEAGVIRQYVALLDPEKIGLGLLAYVNVRLEKHSDATAHSTARVLAPNLVTNTSPRADFAVAVAHWPEVVACYAMTGEMDYLLRVHVEDMEHFSRFMMATLLRHPAVLDVKSSFALQRIKDTTALPLL; via the coding sequence ATGAGCAAAATTACGCTGGATAAAACGGACCGCAAGATCCTTGCCGTCCTGCAGGCCGATGGCCGCCTGTCGAATCAGGACGTGGCCGAACAGGTCAGCCTGTCGCCGTCGCCATGCTTGCGCCGCGTCAAACGGCTGGAAGAAGCGGGCGTCATCCGCCAGTACGTGGCCCTGCTGGACCCGGAAAAGATCGGCCTGGGCTTGCTCGCTTACGTGAATGTACGGCTGGAAAAACATAGCGACGCCACCGCGCACAGCACGGCGCGCGTGCTGGCGCCCAACCTGGTGACGAATACCTCGCCGCGCGCCGACTTCGCCGTGGCCGTGGCGCATTGGCCGGAAGTGGTGGCCTGCTATGCGATGACGGGCGAAATGGATTATTTATTACGCGTGCACGTGGAAGACATGGAGCACTTTTCGCGCTTCATGATGGCGACCCTGCTGCGCCACCCGGCCGTGCTGGACGTGAAATCGAGCTTTGCCTTGCAGCGCATCAAGGATACGACGGCCCTGCCCTTACTGTGA
- the hppD gene encoding 4-hydroxyphenylpyruvate dioxygenase — protein MQFQPWDNPMGTDGFEFVEYAAPDPKALGKLFENMGFTAIARHRHKDVTLYRQGDINFIINAEQDSFAQRFARHHGPSVCAIAIRVDDAAFVYRRALELGAWGFDNKTGPMELNIPAIKGVGDSLLYFVDRWRGKGADKEGAAAPGGIGDISIYDVDFVAIPGAVANPVGHGLTYIDHLTHNVHRGRMKEWASFYESLFNFREVRYFDIEGKLTGLKSKAMTSPCGKIRIPINESSDDKSQIAEYLDQYHGEGIQHIALGTDNIYASVQGMRDTGIDFQDTIETYYELVNRRLPNHGEQLEELRRLRILIDGHSTETERELLLQIFTQTVIGPIFFEIIQRKGDQGFGEGNFRALFESIELDQIKRGVLKDTNAA, from the coding sequence ATGCAATTTCAGCCTTGGGATAACCCGATGGGTACCGATGGTTTCGAGTTCGTCGAGTATGCAGCACCAGACCCAAAAGCATTGGGCAAGCTGTTCGAGAACATGGGCTTCACGGCCATCGCGCGCCACCGCCACAAGGATGTGACCCTGTATCGCCAGGGCGACATCAATTTCATCATCAATGCCGAACAAGATTCGTTCGCGCAGCGTTTTGCCCGCCATCACGGCCCGTCCGTGTGCGCCATCGCCATCCGCGTCGACGACGCGGCCTTTGTGTACCGCCGCGCGCTGGAACTGGGCGCCTGGGGTTTCGACAATAAAACGGGTCCGATGGAGCTCAATATCCCCGCCATCAAGGGCGTGGGCGATTCCCTGCTGTACTTCGTCGACCGCTGGCGCGGCAAGGGCGCCGACAAGGAAGGCGCCGCCGCACCGGGCGGCATCGGCGACATCAGCATCTATGACGTCGACTTCGTCGCCATTCCCGGCGCCGTCGCCAACCCCGTCGGCCATGGCCTGACGTACATCGACCACCTGACGCACAATGTGCACCGTGGCCGCATGAAGGAATGGGCGAGCTTCTATGAAAGCCTGTTCAACTTCCGCGAAGTGCGCTATTTCGACATCGAAGGCAAGCTGACGGGCCTCAAGTCGAAGGCCATGACTTCGCCCTGCGGCAAGATTCGCATCCCGATCAATGAATCGTCGGACGACAAGTCGCAGATCGCCGAATACCTGGACCAGTACCATGGCGAAGGCATCCAGCACATCGCGCTGGGCACGGACAATATCTACGCATCCGTGCAAGGCATGCGCGACACGGGTATCGATTTCCAGGACACGATTGAAACGTACTATGAACTGGTCAACCGCCGCCTGCCGAACCATGGCGAGCAGCTGGAAGAACTGCGCCGCCTGCGCATCCTGATCGATGGCCACAGCACGGAAACGGAACGCGAACTGCTGCTGCAAATCTTCACGCAGACGGTGATCGGCCCGATCTTCTTCGAGATCATCCAGCGCAAGGGCGACCAGGGCTTCGGCGAAGGCAATTTCCGCGCCCTGTTCGAATCGATCGAGCTGGACCAGATCAAGCGCGGCGTGCTGAAAGATACGAACGCGGCGTAA